A region of Lycium barbarum isolate Lr01 chromosome 3, ASM1917538v2, whole genome shotgun sequence DNA encodes the following proteins:
- the LOC132630362 gene encoding uncharacterized protein LOC132630362, whose amino-acid sequence MATKNNFVQAAIPRFDGHYDHWSMLMENFMWSKEYWQVIENGIQQLATSTTLIDSQKEELEARKLKDLKAKNYLFQAIDRLILETILCKETSKDIWDSMKKKYQGSTRVKRAQLQALRKDFETLEMKEGEFVTNYCARTMEITNKMRFHGEKIDDVFIVEKILRSLTPKYNYVVCSIEESKDIDALSLDELQSSLLVHEQKMNKSSTVQEQALKASTNNLSNNHRGRGKGRGRARGRGDRGGRDFKASTDQF is encoded by the coding sequence ATGGccacaaaaaataattttgtgcAAGCAGCTATTCCACGCTTTGATGGTCACTATGATCATTGGAGCATGTTAATGGAGAATTTCATGTGGTCCAAGGAGTATTGGCAGGTCATCGAAAATGGAATTCAGCAGCTAGCAACTAGCACAACTTTGATAGATTCACAAAAAGAAGAACTCGAAGCTAGAAAGCTAAAAGACCTGAAAGCAAAGAACTATCTCTTTCAGGCAATTGATCGTCTCATCTTGGAAACAATTCTTTGCAAAGAAACTTCCAAAGATATTTGGGATtccatgaagaagaagtatcAAGGCTCTACAAGGGTGAAGCGTGCACAACTTCAAGCTTTGAGAAAGGATTTTGAAACACTAGAGATGAAGGAAGGAGAATTTGTCACCAATTATTGTGCTAGAACAATGGAAATCACCAACAAAATGCGTTTCCACGGTGAGAAGATAGACGATGTTTTCATTGTGGAGAAGATTTTGCGCTCGTTGACACCAAAATATAATTATGTGGTCTGCTCAATCGAAGAGTCAAAAGATATAGATGCACTATCTCTTGATGAATTGCAAAGTTCTTTACTGGTTCATGAACAGAAGATGAACAAAAGTTCCACGGTACAGGAGCAAGCATTGAAGGCTTCTACTAATAATCTTTCCAATAACCATAGAGGAAGGGGTAAAGGTAGAGGCCGAGCAAGAGGAAGAGGAGATCGTGGAGGCAGAGATTTCAAAGCCAGCACTGATCAATTTTAA